TTCAAAACATCAGAATAATCGCTCCACATCCCCCAATGCGTCACTCTCATAGTACCATTGAGGGAATTAACCAGCGGTAAACAATATGAGAAAGTGACTATGCAAAGCCAACCATTTTGCACAGCCTAATCCAAAGCCATCTTAATAGCTAACAGTTCTCCATGCATGCATCGCTTTAGATACTTCTACCTTATCAATTTTTGCAATCCCAACCAATCCATCGTGAAGGGATGCATCAACATAGATAGCTACTTCAAATTCTTGAGTCCCCCCTTAAATCGATAGCCGAACGATAAGCAGGTGCAACAATCCTATCTTGGTCCTCACCATACTCTGAAAACTCCCTGAACCTGTCATGTAGCTGCTGAATAACAGATTGCAGACAAGGTTAACTTACCACTTATGTGCCTCTCATTCCTCATTTGCCATACCAATTCCAACACACAAGTTGTGTACAGAAATAGACCCTTTGCTCCCATGCTATGCTTCGTTTCCAACAATTCCTGGACTACTTCTTTCACTGAATTGCCGCGAACTAGATCTATTTTGATGTTAGTTGGATTGGCAAACCAAATTGGTCTAGCAAACGAACAATTACATAACAAATGAAGATAGGTCTCTTCTCAATCATCACAGAAAGAGCATCATTTGTTCTGCAAAAAGACCAGTTTATCTTTTGTTGGCAGCAAACATATATGTTGTCGGTGGTTACATCACAAACATTATATTCATGCTTAATAATTCTTCTAATAACTGATGGTTTGTGAATTtaggataaaaaaaaatagtgatgATTTGTTGTAGTTTATAATATTTGATGAGTAGTAGTAGTGGATAGAGAGTAATGATGGGTTAGGATATTATAATTGATGTTGTTGAGTGGACAAGTGAATAAATTTGGGTTTGGAGGAGTAAGGTTTATGTTTTAGAGAGTATAAGATAGTAGAAAGTAGTAGAATTTTATTGATGGTTTGTTGTTTTTAGTTACACCATTTGCTACCCATGATGGGGTATTTATAGTGGCTAGCCTACTTTATATTTGTGGCTAGAATTACTTGTTCTAGATCCTTCTTTTACTAGAAGGAATATTATAACCACACAAATTTACTTGTTTCTTAAGCATAACTAGAAAGTTCTAGACTTAAGTTTTCTAGAAATGCTTATAAGAAATTCTAGAGTAATCTTGTTCTACAAATATCTAGAAAATTCTTGAGTAAAGTATTCTACAAATGTCTAGCATATTCTAGAGTATTCAAGAAATGTGTAGCAACTTCTAATAATAACAAAGATGTGGCTATTTCTTTTTTAATACTTGAGAATAACATTATGTCATGCTAATATAAGTGACTAGAAAACTAAAAGAATATCAGTTACAAGTTACTAATTGGCATTAGGTATTgctttgtttttatttaatttaaaactttaTAATTTGAACATATATAACTAGAATTATGTGTTCCATATAATTTGATTGATtagtttttatattaaaaaaaatgaaaagatatggtaaaattttatataatttcaaattttatggATTATGCGAACTTTAACTTTAAGTGTTTCAAATAACCAGTCAATAATTGAGTGGAGTCGAGatcttaaatatttattaatatgtgaAATTATCTTCAAATTCTCAACTAATTACGCatacatgatttttttttctattttttataggCTACGGCTATAATAGTGTATACTTTTATGCACTATTGTAGTAAATtgtacattatatatataaataaattatatttttgattaTTTTATATGACAGTATTCATTATAATTATTGTGAATATCCCttatacattttttaaaaattgaaaataaattagGATTCCAAAAGTATGGTATAAACATAATCTTTATGTGCGTGAAAGTTTGGAATCCCGAACATtgagtaagaaaaaaaaaatatatttatatatatataaactttgaACATAAGGTAAAATGGCGTTAATGATGGTGCTTTCATATATATTTTCAGTTGATAAAgacaattctattaaaaaacattATAACATGTCTATATAACTGCATTTGAAGTATACAGTGCTATTATTTCAATATTGTTCATACTTTGTCATTCAATATTACAATATACTTGAAGTGTTAAAGAGTATTTTTGTCGAAAATTGTTCCAAAAGCATAGAAACGAAACATACTTTTAAAATGGAagtataaaatttaaaaatggtATCTCATTAAAAGCATACGTTTTAAAAATTTCCTTTCTATATTAGTACTATGGTAGGCGTGTTGGACGATGGGATGTAAGAAAAAATAGAGTTCAGTTATAGAGAAAAATAGATTTTTAGCTAAATTATAGATAAAAAAAAGGTTAAAAGTAGCCTTCATCAGATGTCCATGATTTATTTAGATAAGCTACAGTACTAAGTTAGATGTAGCTACGACTTTACatgttttgtaatttttttttgtttccttttctcCGTATACACACATGTACTCACgcctccattttttttttctttctttctcaacatatacatatatatatatattaatattttattaatttgatttTCTCTTCTCCTTTCCTCCGCATATATATGCACCCTAGGTGCAATAAATGTACAAtggacattttttttaattttatttaaaaaaattattaaatgtatttattaaatttttacgattctcatataaattttaaataaataaataatattatatatataaaaaaaaattatataaacatattaaaagaaaaaataaatataaacattatttatggttttttcaaaatatatatatgataacattttagattataaactataatatttaatgtataaatattcataatattattcaaatcacacatttaTAATTAGAGAAGAAGtatgtttattcttgatagaaaattataatattattctaattctttatgtagttacacaattatattatttgtatatatacgatatttatatataatgtatttataatgtttgttattatttaatataaatatatatttagttaagttacattaagttataaaaaatatgttttctttataaattttttaataaaattaagattatgtattatatattattataataattatattttataatgtttgaatttatattaatataattattaaatatctagttttgtattaaatattattataataataaaattatataatatttgaatttatattaatataactaatAAATATCTATCTTCAATAACTTTTAAATGTATATTcggttaaatatttgtaatattcggttaaagttaacaaaaaaaaattaaaactaaaaaattatgttatctacacactttttatatagtaGAGATATATTCTCTTGTATAAAGCATCTTAAAaataaattctttttttttatcaagaagaatgATACTTCATTAATCTACTAGCAAATCAAACAATGAACAAACCAGTCAAAACTTACAACCAAAACCAAAAGGGAAACCCTCCAACGCAAGCTAAAAGAAACAgtcaaacccaaaaacaaaaattACATGGTTAATCTATCTAAAAACCTCTGCTCAAGGGCTGAGAGTTTCCTATTATTTACAATGAAAAACCTATACTTCATCCTGCCTTTTATATCAGTAGCTATGCTGTTTGCTGTCCAAGAACAACTGTAAAAAACACACTGATTTCGGTTCCTCCAAATTCCATACACCACAGCTGCTAGCACCGAGAATATGATGTCTGCTATCACACCAGACCGCCTGTTAGCTAGCCAAACCAGCCAACTAGGAAAGTCAATTGGCCAAGCTTGAAACCCCAGCCAgctaaaaattaatatgagaactTGCCTAGACAGATAGCAATCAAAAAACAAGTGGCCAAGGGACTCATTAACCACCCCACAAACTGGACACAGCTGAGAATCAAGCATCACTTTGAACCGGACCAAGTTATCACAAGTTAAAAGATAAGCATTAACAGTTTGCCACAACACAAACCGATGTTTAGGCAATGACAGCCTGCACCAGACAACTTTGTGATAGCCAACTTGCTGCTGGCAAAGGGAGTTGTTATACAGCTGAGAAGAGTGAAACTTCCCAGCATGACCAGCAGCCTTAATCTCTCCATAGCTGTAGATATCTCTGAGTTTACAGAGCTTTCTCCAATACCAGCTTGTGTCTTGTGGAATCTGATATGACCAGAATGCATTCCCTTTTAAATAAACTGCATTTATCTACTTAACCCACAGCAAGTCCGGCTTCTCAGTGATGGGCCAAATGTACTTAGCTAATATTGCTTTATTCCAAGCTAATCCATTCTTAAATCCAAGACCACCATAAACTTTTGGGAGACAGACCTTATTCCAAGAAGCTAAATGAATTTTACTTCTGTTCCCATTAACTCCCCAAAGAAAGCTTCGACATAATTTCTCAATCTCCTTAATAATGCTCTGCGTAAGAGTAAATATCCCCATCCAATAATTTCTAAGACCAAACAGTACTGAGTGAATAAGCTGAATTCTACCAGCAAAAGATAGGTGCCTACTTGCCCAGCTATGAATTCACACTCTAAACTTTTGAATAACGATGTCACAATCTTCATGCTTCCATTTTGTTAGCCTCATAGGAGCCCCAAGGTATTTAAGTGGAAAAGAGCCTTCGGTCAGCTGCAACTCAGTAGCCAGCCTCTTCCTGTCCTCGACTGGAACCCCTCCAAAATACACATGAGACTTGCTGGTATTTATTGCCAGCCCAGAAACAGAACTGAACTCCTCAAGAGCTTTCTTCAACACTTGAACCGAAGCCATAGTGCCTTTGCAGAACAAGAGTAAATCATCTGCAAAACATAGATTAAGTAAATTCAAGCTTTTACACATCGGGTGGTGTCTAAAAGATGAGTCACGAGTAGCCAATTGGAGCCTCCGAGTTAGATATTCCatgattaaaacaaataaaagggggggggggggggggcaaaggATCCCCTTGCCTAAGCCCCTTTTCACCCTTAAATTTTCCTTGAACCCTGCCATTCATAAGTAATAAGTAGGAGGTGTTAGTCAGGCAGGTCATTATCCATTTGATAAATTTCTCAGGGAAACACAACTCAGATAATAGGTCACCAATAAACCACCAGTCGACAGTGTCATAAGCTTTGCTAATATCTATTTTGATAGCACACCTTGGGGAGGTAGCTGATCTCCTATATTTCTTAATAAGGTCTTGAAAAATCTATATTGTGAGCTATTGATCTGCCTTTTACAAACGCACCCTGATTAGATTGAACCAAAACAGGCAGAACCTTAGCTAATCGAGAACAAATTAGCTTGGATATACACTTATAAATGGTAGAGCAGCATGCAATCGGTCTATAGTCACTAGCCCTTGAAGAATACTCACACTTGGGAACCAgagattgtaatgccccaaatttcctaataaggtttaggaccttgattaggaggccgggagggccataattgattttattatagtatttaatgattatatgcatgtttacgtgaattatattattatatgatggtgaatgcatgcatatgggctcatatgttaattatgagggtaatttggtaatttggccactgtgggcgtaattgtatatattgggtgcatggttgtgattaattaatatagccacattataaggtggattggttcgagctaatcgacatgagacgatcatgtgatgtaagtgttcggtctagtcataacgggtttaagttcggggctcggggtgagtctcggggtgaaattaatgattagaacattactgggaattaaagggtaatggggtatgatttgttggcatttgagaatattgagaatagcgggaattggagagcgttaattataattaacggtattggttggaaatgacgaatttacccttgggagtgtttagaagctttaaattggcctaggggcattatggtcttttgaccttaaggatttatatcagctttgggGTTTAGAAAGCTGTGGAAACAGAATAGAAACAGAGTCTTATCCCCATCATTTTCTTCTCTCTCGTACATGCTCCACCCTTcactttcctttgaattttgagaggccaaattgaggagttaaacTAGGAGattaaaggtgggagctt
The genomic region above belongs to Humulus lupulus chromosome 1, drHumLupu1.1, whole genome shotgun sequence and contains:
- the LOC133821148 gene encoding uncharacterized protein LOC133821148 — encoded protein: MEYLTRRLQLATRDSSFRHHPMCKSLNLLNLCFADDLLLFCKGTMASVQVLKKALEEFSSVSGLAINTSKSHVYFGGVPVEDRKRLATELQLTEGSFPLKYLGAPMRLTKWKHEDCDIVIQKFRSIIKEIEKLCRSFLWGVNGNRSKIHLASWNKIPQDTSWYWRKLCKLRDIYSYGEIKAAGHAGKFHSSQLYNNSLCQQQVGYHKVVWCRLSLPKHRFVLWQTVNAYLLTCDNLVRFKVMLDSQLCPVCGVVNESLGHLFFDCYLSRQVLILIFSWLGFQAWPIDFPSWLVWLANRRSGVIADIIFSVLAAVVYGIWRNRNQCVFYSCSWTANSIATDIKGRMKYRFFIVNNRKLSALEQRFLDRLTM